A window from Fragaria vesca subsp. vesca linkage group LG5, FraVesHawaii_1.0, whole genome shotgun sequence encodes these proteins:
- the LOC101309736 gene encoding uncharacterized protein LOC101309736 isoform 1, with amino-acid sequence MLRLCSKLRSLPLQSLSSSSSFLRSSPRLHRPLHFASSSASSWSSVFNSPTQPSLLAATLRSQPFPISMVQVRHVSSRERKKRRKPMTPVTSKVKKVKIKGYSSYKSRFRLLNDGTIRRWREGKRHNAHLKSKISKRRLRLPALVHPAYATVMKKLGFCA; translated from the exons ATGCTGCGATTATGCTCCAAGCTCCGCTCTTTACCCTTGCAATCTCTCTCCTCTTCTTCTTCGTTTCTTCGATCTTCTCCTCGGCTCCACCGCCCTCTCCATTTCGCTTCAAGTAGCGCCAGTTCATGGAGCTCCGTCTTCAATTCACCGACCCAACCGTCACTGCTCGCCGCCACTCTTCGCTCTCAACCATTTCCCATCTCA ATGGTTCAAGTGCGGCATGTTTCGTCAAGAGAGCGTAAGAAGAGGAGAAAGCCAATGACACCGGTTACTTCCAAAGTAAAGAAAGTCAAAATCAAGGGTTACTC GTCTTACAAGTCCCGGTTTAGGTTATTGAATGATGGCACTATTCGACGCTGGAGGGAGGGCAAGCGGCACAATGCACATTTGAAG TCGAAGATATCCAAACGTAGACTTAGACTACCTGCCCTTGTCCATCCTGCTTACGCCACAGTGATGAAGAAGCTTGGTTTTTGCGCTTGA
- the LOC101309451 gene encoding uncharacterized protein LOC101309451: MADEVVSSTSPEAGSSSAAPDRELIPARRAVEEEDIASYATHDVHGASVKIQRAREAYKAYAGVEEKPKKVEVLSWYFYELCSHFVLTVLVPIVFPLILSQIIKLPESWDALSAKSGATCTHKEINLYLRLTKRTILSRYSPLEWTSISWGIGLAVASPFLAFVPIILDHGYNQPIIAVASIAMGSIFCLPAGSFKNIWIFPPYIAAIVASSLIATACHTRHLGLMVRGFTGPTLHKSQFPSRRAVNSWLSLYAAAAGSLGSAVISSFTYRMLKEKEEILSLWIVSIFSGIKWLCGIFHFLVTNRPCTSTPVSSSSLHVLSVFKFPHALGTLAGIFVSSLTTMCLFTGGVLYLVGELCYKPKSLLFFWLTYFISPLISLPLLHPLQQVIKGDAVKMQLLGFFLSAATSGFGFYFRGSPWQQHHVLFFAVLQSTSTGVLHAYGRALLMDCSPSGKEGAFSTWFSWMRGLGMCVGFAIASSFPGNVRASFGMSFCTTICGMVILIFGNISDFGGAKAAGHVRGDKYDHQASPVAGVDTAYDIQEPMQGP, translated from the exons ATGGCTGATGAAGTAGTGAGCTCTACTAGTCCTGAAGCTGGAAGTAGTAGCGCTGCGCCAGACCGAGAGCTGATCCCAGCCAGGCGAGCAGTGGAGGAGGAAGATATCGCTTCGTATGCTACTCATGATGTGCATGGTGCCTCCGTGAAAATTCAGAGGGCTAGGGAAGCTTACAAAGCGTATGCAGGGGTTGAAGAGAAGCCTAAGAAGGTGGAGGTTTTGAGTTGGTATTTCTATGAGCTATGCTCTCACTTTGTTCTTACAGTTCTTGTTCCTATCGTATTCCCGCTCATCCTCTCCCAAATTATAAAGCTGCCGGAGAGTTGGGATGCCTTGAGTGCCAAGAGCGGCGCCACTTGCACTCACAAGGAAATCAACCT GTACCTTCGACTCACAAAAAGGACTATACTTTCCAGATACTCTCCCCTAGAGTGGACTTCAATTTCTTGGGGTATAGGTTTAGCTGTAGCTTCTCCATTCCTTGCTTTTGTTCCCATCATCCTTGACCATGGCTACAACCAACCCATCATTGCCGTAGCCTCCATAGCCATGGGGTCAATCTTCTGCCTTCCAGCTGGTTCATTCAAAAACATATGGATCTTCCCACCATACATTGCAGCCATAGTAGCTTCTAGCCTCATCGCCACCGCCTGTCACACCCGCCACCTCGGCCTAATGGTTCGAGGCTTCACTGGACCAACTCTTCACAAGTCTCAGTTCCCATCTCGAAGAGCAGTCAACTCTTGGCTCTCCCTCTACGCAGCCGCCGCAGGATCCTTAGGCTCAGCAGTCATCTCATCATTTACTTACCGTATGCTTAAAGAGAAGGAGGAAATATTGAGCCTTTGGATTGTCTCAATCTTTAGTGGCATCAAATGGCTTTGTGGGATATTCCATTTTCTCGTCACTAATAGACCTTGTACCAGCACACCAGTATCATCAAGCTCCCTGCACGTCCTTTCGGTTTTCAAGTTTCCTCATGCACTTGGAACCCTAGCTGGGATCTTTGTCTCCTCATTAACAACTATGTGCCTTTTCACTGGAGGAGTGCTCTACCTAGTTGGAGAACTATGCTACAAACCAAAATCTTTGCTCTTCTTCTGGCTAACGTATTTCATCTCCCCTTTGATTTCCCTCCCGTTGTTACATCCCCTGCAACAAGTTATAAAAGGTGACGCAGTGAAAATGCAACTTCTGGGCTTCTTTTTATCCGCAGCAACTTCCGGCTTCGGATTCTATTTCCGTGGTTCACCTTGGCAACAACACCATGTTTTGTTCTTTGCTGTTCTTCAAAGCACATCTACCGGTGTGTTACACGCTTACGGACGAGCTCTATTGATGGACTGTTCTCCATCTGGGAAAGAAGGAGCATTCTCTACCTGGTTCTCTTGGATGAGAGGTCTTGGTATGTGCGTAGGGTTCGCAATTGCATCATCGTTTCCAGGAAATGTAAGGGCTTCTTTTGGGATGTCATTTTGTACTACCATCTGTGGAATGGTGATTCTGATTTTCGGGAACATCAGTGATTTTGGAGGAGCCAAAGCTGCAGGGCATGTGAGAGGGGACAAGTATGATCATCAAGCATCACCTGTTGCTGGCGTTGATACTGCTTACGATATACAAGAACCAATGCAAGGGCCATAA
- the LOC101309736 gene encoding uncharacterized protein LOC101309736 isoform 2, with protein sequence MLRLCSKLRSLPLQSLSSSSSFLRSSPRLHRPLHFASSSASSWSSVFNSPTQPSLLAATLRSQPFPISMVQVRHVSSRERKKRRKPMTPVTSKVKKVKIKGYSLLNDGTIRRWREGKRHNAHLKSKISKRRLRLPALVHPAYATVMKKLGFCA encoded by the exons ATGCTGCGATTATGCTCCAAGCTCCGCTCTTTACCCTTGCAATCTCTCTCCTCTTCTTCTTCGTTTCTTCGATCTTCTCCTCGGCTCCACCGCCCTCTCCATTTCGCTTCAAGTAGCGCCAGTTCATGGAGCTCCGTCTTCAATTCACCGACCCAACCGTCACTGCTCGCCGCCACTCTTCGCTCTCAACCATTTCCCATCTCA ATGGTTCAAGTGCGGCATGTTTCGTCAAGAGAGCGTAAGAAGAGGAGAAAGCCAATGACACCGGTTACTTCCAAAGTAAAGAAAGTCAAAATCAAGGGTTACTC GTTATTGAATGATGGCACTATTCGACGCTGGAGGGAGGGCAAGCGGCACAATGCACATTTGAAG TCGAAGATATCCAAACGTAGACTTAGACTACCTGCCCTTGTCCATCCTGCTTACGCCACAGTGATGAAGAAGCTTGGTTTTTGCGCTTGA